One segment of Halorubellus sp. JP-L1 DNA contains the following:
- a CDS encoding right-handed parallel beta-helix repeat-containing protein produces the protein MSDPNGEVNGTDSDNHSRRLGRRRLMQLAGVTAVGTTVAAAGASAAASYPNRISFTGTDASTEASYKVGVSEAIQAAGDGSLESDDGVSDAAASGTVAGDTDSYDFAGTITNLQVDGNVQVSISYNDQTDDATAGDRLEILTPEDGSVEYEFVTTEEPSRVLDAGKRSAEEGNDEITQNDDGTWTVTGLTGNGYGDTFDLQGDVRSFSPTSGTFTLVLNGEQVTVDELTTGDDSEDTTTATTTHMLEITTPADGSVEYEFTASGEISKVLDNGDNSAEDNDVVTQNDDGTWTVTGLTGNGYGDTLEFEGEPLEFTPVTGSYTVYLDGNETTVTELTGQEVPSNTLTITTPADGSVEYEFTASGEITKNLDNGKNSAEKRNDKITQNADGTWTVTGLTGNGYGDSFEFEGEPRDFSPMEGTFSVYLNGQQTTTYEMLGEEPPTDDGSSDGGSDGGSDGGSDSTADNGPLGGGSGYDRTVTRSDANIVVHNESELVDGLNAASSGEIVFVPGDERIDITSGDIDVPSGVTLASNRGVDDSPGGLLSSDDLDESFFLRGSGRFTGIRLRGAHPGDDQSGSSDGTGIKATGDGEVDNNRISGFTYDGIGVEDGSRVHVHHNVIVENNKSGLGYGVCVEDGDPIIEYNYFNYNRHSVAMSQGTGSYTCRYNHFGPTEVQHNIDVHPPAGGVYDIHNNVVETVHREYDGNLNHAIDIRDVPDQAVITDNWFWNPNAPDPDGPTDQGGQTIVQENVSDWTNMSFSSNAYGEDANVSFSDVIPGYDGWRSN, from the coding sequence ATGTCGGACCCTAATGGAGAGGTTAACGGCACCGACTCGGACAATCACTCGCGGCGACTCGGCAGGCGGCGACTCATGCAGCTGGCGGGCGTCACGGCGGTCGGGACGACGGTGGCGGCGGCCGGTGCGAGCGCCGCGGCGTCCTACCCGAACCGGATCTCGTTCACCGGCACCGACGCCAGCACCGAGGCGTCCTACAAGGTCGGTGTCAGCGAGGCCATCCAGGCCGCGGGCGACGGAAGCCTCGAGAGCGACGACGGCGTCTCCGACGCCGCAGCGTCCGGGACGGTCGCGGGCGACACCGACTCGTACGACTTCGCGGGGACGATAACGAACCTCCAGGTCGACGGCAACGTCCAGGTAAGCATCAGTTACAACGACCAGACCGACGACGCGACAGCTGGCGACCGCCTCGAGATCCTCACGCCCGAAGACGGGAGCGTCGAGTACGAGTTCGTTACCACGGAGGAACCGTCGAGAGTCCTCGACGCCGGCAAGCGCTCCGCCGAGGAGGGTAACGACGAAATCACGCAGAACGACGACGGCACGTGGACGGTCACGGGCCTCACCGGCAACGGCTACGGCGACACGTTCGACCTCCAGGGCGACGTACGGTCGTTCTCCCCCACCAGCGGCACGTTCACGCTCGTCCTCAACGGCGAGCAGGTGACGGTCGACGAGCTCACGACCGGCGACGACAGCGAAGATACGACGACGGCGACGACCACGCACATGCTCGAGATCACGACGCCCGCCGACGGGAGCGTCGAGTACGAGTTCACGGCGTCTGGCGAGATCTCGAAGGTCCTCGACAACGGCGACAACTCCGCCGAGGACAACGACGTCGTGACGCAGAACGACGACGGCACGTGGACGGTCACGGGCCTCACCGGCAACGGCTACGGTGACACCCTCGAGTTCGAGGGCGAACCGCTCGAGTTCACGCCGGTAACGGGTTCTTACACCGTCTACCTCGACGGTAACGAGACGACCGTCACGGAACTCACCGGCCAGGAGGTTCCCTCGAACACGCTGACGATCACGACGCCCGCCGACGGGAGCGTCGAGTACGAGTTCACCGCCTCCGGCGAGATCACGAAGAATCTCGACAACGGGAAGAACTCCGCCGAGAAGCGCAACGACAAGATCACGCAGAACGCCGACGGCACGTGGACGGTCACGGGCCTCACCGGGAACGGCTACGGCGACTCCTTCGAGTTCGAGGGCGAACCCCGGGACTTCAGTCCGATGGAAGGCACGTTCTCGGTCTACCTGAACGGCCAGCAGACGACGACGTACGAGATGCTCGGCGAGGAACCGCCGACCGACGACGGGAGCAGCGACGGCGGGAGCGATGGCGGCAGCGACGGCGGGAGCGACTCGACGGCGGACAACGGCCCCCTCGGCGGTGGCAGCGGCTACGACCGGACGGTCACGCGCTCGGACGCGAACATCGTCGTCCACAACGAGTCCGAACTCGTGGACGGCCTGAACGCGGCGAGCTCGGGCGAGATCGTGTTCGTGCCCGGCGACGAGCGCATCGACATCACCTCGGGCGACATCGACGTCCCCTCCGGCGTCACGCTCGCGTCGAACCGTGGCGTGGACGACTCCCCGGGCGGTCTCCTCTCCTCGGACGACCTCGACGAATCGTTCTTCCTGCGCGGCAGCGGCCGCTTCACGGGCATCCGCCTTCGCGGCGCACACCCCGGTGACGACCAAAGCGGGTCGTCCGACGGCACCGGCATCAAGGCCACTGGCGACGGCGAGGTGGACAACAACCGCATCTCCGGGTTCACGTACGACGGCATCGGCGTGGAGGACGGGTCGCGCGTGCACGTCCACCACAACGTCATCGTCGAGAACAACAAGTCCGGACTCGGGTACGGCGTCTGCGTCGAGGACGGCGACCCGATCATCGAGTACAACTACTTCAACTACAACCGCCACTCGGTCGCGATGAGTCAGGGGACCGGGAGCTACACGTGCCGGTACAATCACTTCGGGCCGACCGAAGTCCAGCACAACATCGACGTGCACCCGCCTGCTGGCGGCGTCTACGACATCCACAACAACGTCGTAGAGACCGTCCACCGCGAGTACGACGGGAACCTGAACCACGCGATCGACATCCGGGACGTCCCGGACCAGGCCGTCATCACTGACAACTGGTTCTGGAACCCGAACGCGCCCGACCCGGACGGCCCGACCGACCAGGGCGGGCAGACGATCGTTCAGGAGAACGTCTCCGACTGGACGAACATGTCGTTCTCCTCGAACGCGTACGGCGAGGACGCGAACGTCTCGTTCTCGGACGTCATCCCGGGGTACGACGGCTGGCGGTCGAACTGA